The nucleotide sequence CTTTTAATACCATACCTGCTCCTCCACCAAATGGAGTGTCATCAGCAGTATTATGTTTATCAAAGGTATAATCTCTTATATCTATGATATTTATCTCCAGTGACCCACTGTTTATAGCTCTTTTAATTATACTTTCACCTTTAAATCCAGCAAACATAGCAGGGAAAAGAGTCAAAATATTTATTTTCATGGTCTCATTCCCTCTATTAGATCAAAAGTAACTACCCTTTTTTCGAAATCAATATCTTTTACAAATTCGTCTACTGAAGGAACCATTATCTCTTCCTTCCCTGTACCAATTACATAGATGTCATGCCCTGCTGTTTCCATCAAGTCAGTAATTTCTCCTAATTCTTCTCCTTCTACAGTGACAGCCATCATCCCAATGATGTCAGAGGCATAATATTCATCCTCTTCCAACCCTAAGATATCTTTTCTCACATAGATAGAATATCCAGATAAAGCAGTTCCTTCGGTTTTATTAGTTATTTCTTCAAAGTCAAAAGCTAATCTTTTAGGACTTATTTTTTTTATATTTGTTACTGTTAATATTCTGCTCATTCCACTGGTGTTTTTTACGATGACCTTTGATCCTACTATTATACTTAGGTCTTCAAAGTTTGAAGAAACCTTGACCGTTCCCATTAAGTGATGAGTTCCTGAAATTTTTCCAACTGAAATTAATTCCATATTCTTACCTCCTAATTAATCTAAAAATTCTACATTTACATTTAATTTATCTTTTACTGCTGCTGCCTGCATTACTCCTCTGATAGCATTAGCAGTCAGACCGTTTTTACCGATTACTTTCCCTAATTCACCATCAGCTACTCTGATTTTAAACACAATAAGGTCTTTCTTTTCCTCATATGTAATATCGATTGCATCTTGTGTTTTTACCATTTCTGAAACTATATATTTTAATAACGCTTCTAATTTTTCCATCTTTATATTCCTCCCTGGCTTTTGGCTAAATTGATAATTTTTTATCTTTCAATTAAATTATCTGTTCAATATCTATCAATTTTTTTAATTATTTTTTATCCTGTCTACTAATTCTTTAGTGACTCTTTTTGGCCTACCATCCCTATCTGTAAATATATTTGTGGTATTTGCAACTCCAAAAAGAATTTCCATCCCACTGTCATAAAATTCATATCTGAATTTAACTTTAATTCTATTTATCTCCGTCAAGATAGTTTTTATCTTTAATTCCATATCATATTCTATGGCTTTAAAAAATTTTATATCTATATCCGATACAGGAAGAAAGATTCCATCTTCCTCCAAAGATTTGTAAGAGATCTTCTTAGTTCTAATAAACTCAGTTCTTCCCTTTTCCATCCAGATAACATAGTTTGAATGATATACCCTTCCCATTTGGTCAGTTTCGTTATAGTAGACTCTGTGATCTATCGTATGACAACTTTTTTCCATTATTGCCTCCTTTTGATCTTTATTTTACATTTTTCTTTTATAATACACCCTTCCAAGGCCCTTCATAGGTTATCTTGGCATATACTCCATTTTTATCTAGGTCTTCTACAACAACTCTTACTTCATCAGCATAAAATTCAGTAGATATAATCTTTATTGTTCCTAATTTAGCATCTAAAGTTCTAACTATTCCTAAACCTTCATAAGCTTCCATTACCTTATTTATAAAATCGATGTGTTTTCTTTCTGTTTGAATGAAAAACTCGTAACTTCTCATCATAATTTTTTACCTCCTTCACGCTTCTAGCGATTTATTACCCCATAATAAAAAATTCAGAATGGATTTTTATCTCCATTCTCAATCCTTTAATTATTATTTTTCTTCTAAGACTCTGATAAGCTCCATATATTCATCGATACTTATTGCTTCAGCTCTTCTGTTTCCCTCTATACCTATAGTTTCTAATTTTTCTTTTAATTCAGCCTTGCTGAACCCTAGGTTAGATAAGTTATTCAGTATGTTTTTTCTCTTGTTAGCAAAGGCTGCTTTTACATATTTAAAAAATGTAGCTTCATCTACTAATTTTTCATACTTATTATCAGCACGAAGTTTAATTGACATAAATGCCGAATCAATCTTAGGTACTGGATCAAAATCTTCCTTTGGAATAGTAAATAAATATTCTGCATCACCAAAGTATTCAACAGATAGTGTAAGAACACTTCTCTCTTTTCCCGATTTTGCACATATTCTTTCAGCTACTTCTTTTTGTACCATTATATAAATTTCATTTATAATATTTCTATTTTCTATTAATTTATGAATAATTGGAGAAGTGATATAGTAAGGAATATTAGCTACTACCTTTATAGGTTCTCCTATTTTTTCTTGAAAATTTTGCTCTAAAACGTCTCCCATAAGTAAAGTAAACTTAGGGTTGGTATCAAATTTTCTTCTAAGTATTTTTTCTAGATCTGTATCTATCTCCATACATGTAACTTTTTTTCCATGCTCCAATAATAGCTCTGTAAGTGCTCCCTCACCAGGTCCTATCTCCACTATAGTATCTTCAGAATTTACATCTGAAACTTCTATAATCCTGTCTAAAACCTGACCTGCATTGGTTAAAAAGTTTTGTCCATATTTTTTCTTATGTTTAAATCCCATCTTTCACCTGCTTTCCTATAGTTTATTTTTCTATAGTTACTTTTCCGATAAACGGTAGTTCTCTATGTTTTTCTGCGTAATCAATTCCATATCCTACTACAAATTCATCTGGAATTTGGAATCCTGAAAATTCCACATCAACATTTGCTTCTCTTCTAGCTGGTTTGTCTAAAAGTGTACAAATACTAAGTGATTTTGGTTCTCTGATTTTTAATATTTCAACAACTTTGCTCAGAGTAAATCCTGTATCTATTAAATCTTCTACAATAAGAACGTCTTTACCTTTAATACAATCTTCAATATCTTTTTTGATCTTTACGTCTCTAGATGAAGTCATAGAATTTCCATAACTAGATACAGTCATAAAGTCTAATCTTACATTCTCTAATTTTAATTCACGGGCAATATCTGCCATAAATATTACTGATCCACGTAAAAGAGCGATCAATACTAACTCTTCACTGTTTTTATATTTTTCGTTTATTCTAGCTCCTAATTCTGCTACTTTCCCTGCGATCTCTTCTTTTGAGATCATTACATCTACTGAATATTTCATTTTCTATTATCTCCTTAGTCTTCTAATTCTTCTAAATTTCCCATGATACCTACGTAAGGGATGTTTCTATATTCTTGCATATAGTCTAATCCATAACCTAATACGAACTCATCCTCTATTTCAAAACCAATATATTGTACATCAATCTCAACTTCCCTTCTAGAAGGTTTGTTTAAAAGTGTACATAGTGATACTGATTTAGGTCCTCTATGTCCTAACATCTTTAATACAGTTTTCAATGTATTTCCTGAATCAATTATATCTTCTACTACGATTACATGTTTCCCCATGATATTTTCATCTAAATCTTTTTTGATCTTAACTTCTCTTGTTGATACAAATTCATTTCCATAACTAGATACAGTCATAAAATCCATCTTTAGTGGTAATTCAATTTTTCTACAAAGGTCTGCCATAAATATAATCGATCCCTTTAATAAACATACTACGATTATATCTTCCTCTTTCTCTTTAAAATCTTTTGTGATTTGAGCTCCTAACTCAGCAACTCTTGCAGCAATTTGGTCCTCTGTAAGCATTTTTGTGGCAATTCCTTTATCCCAAGGCTTTTTATTCAATTTATTTCCTCCTAAAGTTAATAATTTACCTCATATTTTACCATTAATTCTTAGTTTTTTTCAATATTATATTTTAAAATATAATACTCACACATTTCATTTTTGTTTTTTCATGATTAATACACTCAGTTTTTTATTCACAAACGTCTTTTTTCATGACGAATGAAGCAAAATGTAAACAAAATAAACATAAAAACTTTGTTTTATGTAAATAACAGAAAGATATAGAGCTAAAAATTTATTATTGGTTAAGTATAAAAATAGGAGATGACAACTCTATCATCTCCTAAAAAATACCCATATTAACTTTTATGGCTTGAAAGTTCTCAGCCCTCCTCCATTTCTAATATCTAGATGTACCCATGAGACTTCTGTTTCCAGACTTATTGATTTAGAGATTAAAATTCCCTCGTTATACCATCCAATAATTTTTTTCCTGGCCTGGGCAGCCGAAAGTCCTTTGACATCAAAATCTACAGCTCTTCCAAAAGAATGAGAAGAATAAGATGTATATTCTGGAGACCTAGAAGTTCTAAATCCTCTCCACTGGAATTGACCTCCAGTTGCCCAGTTATTAATTGTGATCTCACGGCCAAACAATTCCCTTAACTGATTCATTTGATCGATAAGCTCTTTATCTACAAACCAAATACTTCTTGACCCATATTTTCGATAAGTTTCTCTGTCTACAAATTCTTTAATACTAAAATGATTTTTACTCCTGTGTCCAGAAGCTTTTGGTCTATTGTTTGAAGTAGTTTTAACCACATTTTTCTGTCTCGAATTCCCTGAAACTTTCAACTTCATGTTAGGATGAATAGTTTGATTTTTCATATTGTTTAAAGCCATTAATTTTGGAGGAGTCAGATTATATCTAGATGCTATCAATGAAAGATTTTCTCCATATACAACAATATGATACCCATCTCCACCAACATCTATATTTGTTCCTGCAATAATTTTATTCGCAGCCAAATCATTTCTTGCTTGCAGCTGACTAATACTTATATTATATTTTCTGCTAATCACATCTAAAGTATCCCCCGGTCTTACACGATGTGTTTTTGAAAAAGAAATAATACTTAGATTAAGCAAAAATAACAAAATGATAGTTTTTTTATAAATTTTTCTCAAATTTAGATAATTGTTCTTATTTTTCATTTATTAGTAGCCCCTTATTATTGTCATTAAAAAAATTAATATTTTTTAATAAATTTTAGCATTTAAATTTATTTTTGTAAAATAAAAAACAACATGATATTGAATTCAGACAGGCGTAATCTAATTTTTTATAATCTTTTATTTATTATATCAGTTTTGTAATGTTGTAGAATAAAAAATGACTCCTGCATTATGCAGAAGTCACTATCTGTTTTTTAATTCATAAAACTCTCTTCATTTAATACTTTAGGTTCACCCTTTAAAACTTTCTTCTGTGTTTCTTTTGTTTCAGACCATTCTTTCCATCCACCATCATATACAGAAATTCTCTGAAGACCCATAGCCTGTGCATAGAACCATACTTCACTTGCTCTCCATCCTGTTCCACAATAAAATGCCAAATGATTTTTAGAATTTATTTTCAATCCTTCCCACATCTTTTGAATCTCAGTATACGGTCTCATATGAAATTGATCCATCCCTCTATAATCTTCTAAGTGCCAAGGGTCTGATCCTGCCATCCCCCATTTCGCTCCTTCGATTCTTCCTCTGGGTTTAATATAATCATAACCACTAACTTTCCCTAGATACTCTCTCCAGCTTCTAATACTGATAAGGTCTCCATCTTCAGCTTTCAATAACTCTACAGCTTCAGGAAGATCTATAATAATTTCTGGGTTTTGAGGTACCTCTGCACCAAATTCTTTTGCCGGCTTTGGAGTTTTCATCTCAGTTTCCACGGGATATCCTGCATCTTTCCATCCCTTAAGTCCGCCATTTATCATTCTTACATCTTCTACCCCTGCATATTTAGCTATAACTCCAAATCTTGTAGCAGCTAGAGGGTCACCATAGATAAGCACAAGAGTATTTGTTGTGATCCCTTGTCTTTCCATCTCAGCTTTAATTCTTACATCATCAACTCTGTTCCAAAGAGGCCCTTCCTCTACCCATCCTGTATGCATCCAGTAAGATCCTGGAATATGTCCCTCTTTATGAGGTTTTCCTTTTTCACCCCATCCTACATTAAATACTTTTACAGGTCTTCCATCATAGTGATTCACTTTTTTTCCCTCTAAAAGATCTTTTACCCAGCTCACAGGTACGATAGTTTCATATTTTTTTAATTTTTCAAAAGATAATGAATCTTCTGCCCACTTATCTACTCCTCCGTCAAAGATAGATACTGTATATCCCTTTTCTATAAGAGCTGCTGCCATAGTTTTAGACTCTTTACCATAAAGAATTATCTCATTGCCCGCTACAATTCCTTTTCTCTCAAGAGCCTTTTCTATATCCCCGTCTTTTATAGCACTGGTAGGATAATTTACTGCTCCAGGAATATGACCATTAATTCCTTTTCCATCTAAATCCCAACCATTATATTCATCATAACTTCTAGTATCCATTAAAACTATATTTTTATCTTTTTCTGCTTTTTGTACTTCCTTTACACTAACAGAACCCTTTTTAATAACTTGATCTTTTGGTTCCTCTACTTTACTGCCGCATCCTATTAAACCAATCGTCAGTGTCAGTATAACAAACAATTTTTTCATGATCTTCACCCCAGTTTATATTTTTATGTCTCAACTTCTAAAATTTTATGCATTATCATGCTTTTCCTTCATTTCAGCAGTTATATCTATTATTCTATCATTTTGTTCTATTTTATCAAAGGTATAATTTGCACTATTTAGATATAGTGTGCATAACCTCGTTCAATTGTCTAGATTTTAGTTTTCTACAACATCTCTATAAATGCCTCTATCCTTGTT is from Psychrilyobacter atlanticus DSM 19335 and encodes:
- the rimM gene encoding ribosome maturation factor RimM (Essential for efficient processing of 16S rRNA) gives rise to the protein MELISVGKISGTHHLMGTVKVSSNFEDLSIIVGSKVIVKNTSGMSRILTVTNIKKISPKRLAFDFEEITNKTEGTALSGYSIYVRKDILGLEEDEYYASDIIGMMAVTVEGEELGEITDLMETAGHDIYVIGTGKEEIMVPSVDEFVKDIDFEKRVVTFDLIEGMRP
- a CDS encoding KH domain-containing protein, whose protein sequence is MEKLEALLKYIVSEMVKTQDAIDITYEEKKDLIVFKIRVADGELGKVIGKNGLTANAIRGVMQAAAVKDKLNVNVEFLD
- a CDS encoding acyl-CoA thioesterase, with the translated sequence MEKSCHTIDHRVYYNETDQMGRVYHSNYVIWMEKGRTEFIRTKKISYKSLEEDGIFLPVSDIDIKFFKAIEYDMELKIKTILTEINRIKVKFRYEFYDSGMEILFGVANTTNIFTDRDGRPKRVTKELVDRIKNN
- a CDS encoding DUF4911 domain-containing protein translates to MMRSYEFFIQTERKHIDFINKVMEAYEGLGIVRTLDAKLGTIKIISTEFYADEVRVVVEDLDKNGVYAKITYEGPWKGVL
- the rsmA gene encoding 16S rRNA (adenine(1518)-N(6)/adenine(1519)-N(6))-dimethyltransferase RsmA, which gives rise to MGFKHKKKYGQNFLTNAGQVLDRIIEVSDVNSEDTIVEIGPGEGALTELLLEHGKKVTCMEIDTDLEKILRRKFDTNPKFTLLMGDVLEQNFQEKIGEPIKVVANIPYYITSPIIHKLIENRNIINEIYIMVQKEVAERICAKSGKERSVLTLSVEYFGDAEYLFTIPKEDFDPVPKIDSAFMSIKLRADNKYEKLVDEATFFKYVKAAFANKRKNILNNLSNLGFSKAELKEKLETIGIEGNRRAEAISIDEYMELIRVLEEK
- the hpt gene encoding hypoxanthine phosphoribosyltransferase, producing the protein MKYSVDVMISKEEIAGKVAELGARINEKYKNSEELVLIALLRGSVIFMADIARELKLENVRLDFMTVSSYGNSMTSSRDVKIKKDIEDCIKGKDVLIVEDLIDTGFTLSKVVEILKIREPKSLSICTLLDKPARREANVDVEFSGFQIPDEFVVGYGIDYAEKHRELPFIGKVTIEK
- the hpt gene encoding hypoxanthine phosphoribosyltransferase, which encodes MNKKPWDKGIATKMLTEDQIAARVAELGAQITKDFKEKEEDIIVVCLLKGSIIFMADLCRKIELPLKMDFMTVSSYGNEFVSTREVKIKKDLDENIMGKHVIVVEDIIDSGNTLKTVLKMLGHRGPKSVSLCTLLNKPSRREVEIDVQYIGFEIEDEFVLGYGLDYMQEYRNIPYVGIMGNLEELED
- a CDS encoding LysM peptidoglycan-binding domain-containing protein, coding for MISRKYNISISQLQARNDLAANKIIAGTNIDVGGDGYHIVVYGENLSLIASRYNLTPPKLMALNNMKNQTIHPNMKLKVSGNSRQKNVVKTTSNNRPKASGHRSKNHFSIKEFVDRETYRKYGSRSIWFVDKELIDQMNQLRELFGREITINNWATGGQFQWRGFRTSRSPEYTSYSSHSFGRAVDFDVKGLSAAQARKKIIGWYNEGILISKSISLETEVSWVHLDIRNGGGLRTFKP
- a CDS encoding sulfurtransferase produces the protein MKKLFVILTLTIGLIGCGSKVEEPKDQVIKKGSVSVKEVQKAEKDKNIVLMDTRSYDEYNGWDLDGKGINGHIPGAVNYPTSAIKDGDIEKALERKGIVAGNEIILYGKESKTMAAALIEKGYTVSIFDGGVDKWAEDSLSFEKLKKYETIVPVSWVKDLLEGKKVNHYDGRPVKVFNVGWGEKGKPHKEGHIPGSYWMHTGWVEEGPLWNRVDDVRIKAEMERQGITTNTLVLIYGDPLAATRFGVIAKYAGVEDVRMINGGLKGWKDAGYPVETEMKTPKPAKEFGAEVPQNPEIIIDLPEAVELLKAEDGDLISIRSWREYLGKVSGYDYIKPRGRIEGAKWGMAGSDPWHLEDYRGMDQFHMRPYTEIQKMWEGLKINSKNHLAFYCGTGWRASEVWFYAQAMGLQRISVYDGGWKEWSETKETQKKVLKGEPKVLNEESFMN